The DNA region CGGCGTCGTCGACGGTCAAACCGTCGAGCGCGGCAAGCCCGCGCGGCGACACGCCTTTGCTCGCCGCTTCCTTCCTGATCTGGTCGAGAAAGGCGGGAAAACCGCCCGGCGTGTTGCATTGCGCGGCGAAAGCCGGCGCGGCGCTCAGGGTGAGCAGCGTTGCCAGCGTCAGCATACGGATGGTCATGGCGTACCCCGTCAGCTCATGCGGTTTTTTTGCACGCAATGGTGTATCGTGACGTGCCGCTCGCGTCAGAGCGTTCGCGTGGTAACGCTAATCCTTAGGGTTACGGCTACACGCGGGACTCGTTGTGCGCGATGCTGGCGTCTCGAGTGATTCTGTACCCCGCCGAGGACGTGCCCATGCCGGATGCCCCCAAAGTGACCCGCCTGTTGCAGATCAAAATCCGGGCTTTGGGCGATCCGCAGCAGATGCTGGCGCTGATGCACAGCGGAGCACAGTTCTACAAGGCGTTCGGCGGTGCCCGCTTCCGCTATCTTCAGAATGTCGACGATCCCAACCAGCTCCTGGTCGAGGTCGAATACGAGGCGGATGTCGAACTCGAGCTGAACCGCCAGAAAGTAGCCAGCGATCCGATGGTGCGGACCTGGCTCCAGGGCTGGAAGCAGATGCTGGCCGGCACGGCGGAGATGGACGTCTATCGAGACGTGACGGGCTAGGCGCGCCGGCGCCGTTTTCGGCGGGGCGGTATGCGTGCGAGGCTGGCTCCGGCCCGGGCCCCGGGATCGGGCATCGGCGAATGGCGGCCCCAAGCCGACGGCACCCCGCGAAAAATATTCCTATCCCCTCTTGCCTGGTCTTCAAGCTAAGAATATCGTCCTTGCATCCGGCTCGACCGAGGGCGCTGTCATGAGGCGTCATGCTGGCGGAGCCGGATGCGGCGCTCGCGGGTGGAGGCCCTTACGCAACCTCCGCTCCCGAGCGGCGGCGGATCCCGCCCGGGGGCACTAGGACCCCCTGCGAGGAGCTCGCTGACACCGAGGTCCCACACGCTTTGGATGGGCCTCCGTTGAAAGCGCGGCCCGCCGTTGGAAACCGCCGCGATGGCGCGCCTTGCGGCGCCCGCGCTTCGGCAACGAGGCGCGGTTTTACGAAGAAACGTCGCGCCGCAGGGCGCGCCGTCTCCCTCCCGTGACGGGAGGGCCAAGGGAGGAAGGGCGTACCCGGCGCCTGCCAAACAATACGGCGGCGGAGCTTTGCGCAATCGGCCCATCCGCGGCGCATGCGGAGCCCTTGACCGCCGCTGCCATCCTGAGTTCAACACACGGTCACCGCGCCGTTGACCGTCGACGGCGGCCGGGCGCCTGCCCGGGTCGGAAGATCCCGATAGAAAGAGTTCTCAATGCCCAACGGCGACGCCAAGAAGTCCGTCAAGAAAGTCGTGCTGGCCTATTCCGGCGGCCTCGATACCTCGATCATCCTGAAGTGGCTGCAGACCACCTATGGCTGCGAGGTGGTGACCTTCACTGCCGATCTCGGCCAGGGCGAGGAGCTCGGCCCGGCCCGTGAAAAGGCGCTGCGCGCAGGCATCAAGCCGGAGAACATCTTCATCGAGGACCTGCGCGAGGAATTCGTCCGCGATTTCGTCAATCCGATGTTCCGCGCCAACACGGTCTATGAGGGTCAGTACCTGCTCGGCACGTCGATCGCGCGGCCGCTGATCGCCAAGAAGCAGATCGAGATCGCCCGCAAGGTCGGCGCCGACGCCGTGTGCCACGGCGCCACGGGCAAGGGTAACGACCAGGTCCGTTTCGAACTTTCGTATTACGCGCTCGAGCCGTCCATCAAGATCATCGCGCCGTGGCGCGAGTGGACCTTCAAGGGCCGCGAAGAACTTCTGAAGTTCGCGCGCGATCACCAGATCACCATCACCAAGGACAAGGAAGGCGAGGCGCCGTTCTCGGTCGACGCCAACCTGTTGCACTCGTCGTCGGAAGGCAAAGTGCTCGAAGATCCGGCCAAGGAAGCGCCGGGCATTGTCTATCAGCGCACCATTTCGCCGATGGACGCGCCAGACCAGCCGACCGAGATCACCATCGGTTTCAAGAAGGGCGACGCCGTGAGCCTCAATGGCGAGGCGATGTCGCCGGCGACCTTGCTCGCGCGGCTCAACGATCTCGGCAAGGCCAATGGCATCGGCAGGCTCGATCTGGTCGAGAACCGCTTCGTCGGCATGAAGTCGCGCGGCGTCTACGAGACCCCCGGCGGCACCATCCTGCTGCAGGCTCATCGTGCCATCGAGTCGATCACGCTCGACCGCGGCGCCGGCCATCTCAAGGACGAATTGATGCCGCGTTATGCCGAGATGATCTACAACGGCTTCTGGTTCACACCCGAACGCGAGATGCTGCAGGCGCTGATCGATAAGTCGCAAGAGATGGTCGAGGGCGAAGTGCGGCTCAAGCTCTACAAGGGCAACGTCATCGTCACCGGCCGTGAAAGCCCGGCTTCGCTTTATTCGTCGACGCTCGTCACCTTCGAGGACGACAAGGGCGCCTACGATCAAAAGGATGCCGAAGGCTTCATCCGGCTCAACGCGTTGCGGCTGCGCACGCTCGGCCAGCGCAATAAGAAGCTGAATGGGTAATACGAGGTGAAGTGATGCGTCCTGGCGTCGTGGTGTTGGGCTTGCTGTCGTTTGGGTTTCTGCTCGCTGCGTGCTCGAGCGACAGCAATAAAACTGCGGAAGATCCGAACGTCTTCCCGAAGGACTACCAACGCGAACTGCTGCTGACGCTCACCAACAAGCTCGACGATCCGACCAACGTGAAGGATGCCGGCATTACCGATCCGGTCTTGCGGCAGGCGGGCAAAGAGCAGCGCTATACGGTGTGCGTGCGTTACAACGCCCGTAACGGCAGTCGCCACTACGAGGGCGTGAAAGAGCGCATCGCTTACTACTACGGTGGTTCGCTCAATCAGCTTATCGCCGCCGACCAAGGGCAGTGCCAGGGCGCCGTCTACAAGCCGTGGCCCGAACTGGAAAAGTATTGCCTGGCGAAGAGCTGCAGCTAGCGGCGCGAAACGCCTCGATCCGTCACCGCAAAAAAGAGAACCGACCGGCGGTGCCGGTCGGTTTCTTGGACGAGTGCGCGCTTATCACTCGCGGGAGATACGATTGAAGAGCGCTTGCTCATCCTTGGTGAAGGCCGGGCGGACCGCTTGATGGCGGCTGTCGAGCACCTGGGCGTGTGCCAGGAGAGCCTGGTCGACGGGCGCCTGAACCTGCGCCGTCACATTGGCGGTGCCGTATTCAGGATTGTAGGACTGCGCCAGGGCAGAGCCCGAGAGGGTGGCAGCCAGGACGGCCGCAAGGACATAGGTCTTGGTCATGGTCTTTCTCCGTAAGTCTCTAGATGTCGTGCGTTGTTGGGGGGATTTGGTTAGTAGGGGCGGATGCGGTTGAAGAGGGCCCGCTCATTGTCGGTGAAGGCCGGACGCACCACATGGCGGTGGTTATCGATCGCCTCGGCGTGAGCCTGCAGCGCCTGGTCGGCAACCGGGGCCTGGACCTCCGCCGTCACGTTGGCGGTGCCGAATTCCGGATTGTAGGACTGAGCGAGGGCGGAGCCCGACAGGGTGGCGGCCAGGATGGCAGCGAGGACGTAGGTCTTGGTCATGGTCTTGTCTCCCATTATCTATTCAGATCAGAGGGTTAGCCGTTATTGGCTGCCTCGATGATCCTGATATGGGACTGGAAGGCTTATTCGGTTAGCCTATATCTTTGGATGTTATCCATCGGCTAAACAGATATGCTCGACGGCCTTACGTTTGATCAGCTTCGTACTTTCATTGCGGCCGCAGACGAGCGGAGCTTCTCCGCGGCCGGCCGGAGGCTCGGCCGCGCGCAGTCGGTCATCAGCCAGACCCTGGCAAATCTCGAAGGGCAGCTTGGGGTTAAGCTGTTCGATCGCTCGGGCCGCTATCCCACGCTCACCGAGCAGGGACGCGCCTTGCTCGATCTGGCGCGCGCCATCACGGGCGACGTGGATCTGTTCAAGGCGCACGCCAAGAGCCTCGCCGAAGGTCTCGAGCCGCAGCTCAATGTGGTCGTCGACGTGATGTTTCCGATCGCGGCATTGACCGATGCCGTCACCGGCTTCCATGCCAAGTTTCCCGAGACCCCCTTGCGTCTCGAAGTCGAAGCGCTCGGCGCCGTGGCGCAGTCTGTGCTCGACGGCTCATGCGAGCTCGGCATCATGGCCGCGGTGCCGCTCATCCCGGCGGAGTTTACGTCGGAGCATCTGTTTCCGGCCAAGCTGATCATGACGGCGGCGCCGACGCATCCGCTCGCGCAAGTGCCGCCGCCGATCCCGCAAGCCGAACTGGCCAAGCATCTGCAGATGGTTCTGTCCGACCGGTCGACCTTGTCGCGCGGCCGCGATTACGGCGTCATGTCGCCGCGCACCTGGCGGGTCACGGATCTCGGCGCCAAGCACGCTTTCATTCGGGCGGGTCTCGGTTGGGGCTCGTTGCCGGAGCACATCGCGCGCGCCGACCTCACCAGTGGCGCGCTCGTGCCGCTGACGTTGGAGAACGGGACTCCGGGCGGACTTTCCGTGGCAATGTCCGCCGTCTATCGGTCCGACGCGCCGCCGGGCCCGGCGGGCCGGTGGTTCATCGATCGGCTGCTCGCGCAGGCGAATGGCAAGGGCAAACCGCGCTGAGGCGCGGGTCTAGCGCATCAATTCGCCCGACGGCGACGGCGGTTGTTCGGTCTGCACGAAGCGCAGATCGGGAGTGAGCGGTTCGCCGCGCGCCTTCTTGTCGGCGATCTCCGCCGCCACTTTCCGCATCTGCAGGAAACGAACCGGCGACGTCGGGTGTGTGCGCGCGAGCTGGATGCCGCTTGGATTCTTCATGGCCATCAAGCGCCACAGGTCCTCGACGCCCGTGAGATCGTAGCCGGCGCGTGCGATGTAGTAAGCGCCGACATAGTCCGCTTCGCGTTCGAAGGCCACGCTGTAGGCGCGGCCGCCGGCTTTGGTGAGCTCGCGGCGGAAGGCGCCGCCGGTTGAGATGCCGCCGAGCGCAAAGCCGCCGTCGATGGCCACGCCACCGGCGAAGCCGATCAGCGTGTTGATCTGCTGCTTCTCGATATGGCCGAGATTGGCGTGCGCCAGTTCGTGCCCGATGATGCTCGCGAGCTGCGCGTCCGTCTTGGCGAGCTCGACCATTCCCGACTGGATGATAATTTGCTCGCCATCTGTCGCCGCATTGGCCTCCTCCGCCGTCACATAATTGATCGGAATAGAGCAGCCCATCACCGGCGTGACCGTAACGGTTTGGTCTTCGTCCGCGCGGCGGATGACGGCCTCGACCGGTTTCGTGCCATTGCGGGCGAACCATTTGCGCAGCCATCGGGCGGTGCCGGTCACCGCAATGAGTTCGCCGTTGAGCGATATGATTTCATCGCCTTTGACGATACCGGCCTGCGCCGCAGGCGAACCGTCGGAAACCGAGATGACGGTCGGGCGTGACCAGGTCATGCCCAGCGCTTCGCGCGCATAGGAACGGTAGCGCCGCGGCAGGCTCTGCGGCGTCGTCGCATAGAGCCCGATCTGTGCGGCGACGTGCTCGCCGCAATCGGCAATGTTGGCGGTGCGGATGCGGAAGGCAACGTTGTCGACGCGATGAAGCTGTCCGTAATATTCGCGCATCTGGGCGACCTGCTGGATACGACGTTCGGCGTCGATTTCGTTTTCCGGCAGTTGCGGCAGGCGCGAGATCGGCATGGCGCACTGCGCGCCAACGAGCGCGCTCGCGACCACCAATGACCAGCGACCCCAACGCAACACTTCATTCCCCGCCCGGGCGAAGCTTGCGTTAGCTACATCCTATTGGCAAGCATGAGTTGTAGGCACTGGCCCGCCGGTTGTGCCGGGGCGGAGCGACGGGGTATCGCCCGCCGCTCATAACCTTCTGAATAAACGTAGGTTCTCGGCCTAGCGCTTTTCTATGCCGGCCTTTTCGATGACGTCGGTCCAAAGTTTGATGTCGCCACGCATCTGCGCGTCCATCTGCTCGGGCGTGCTGGCGCGCGAGTCGATGCCGAGATCGAGCAGGCGTTTCTTTACGCCGGGATCGGCCACGACTTCGTGCAACGCCTTGTTGATCGTGGCGATGACGGCAGGCGGCGTTCCCGCCTTCACATAGTAGGAATTCCAAGACTGCGCGCGCAGGCCCTTCGCGCCCTGCTGGTCGGCCGTCTTCACGTCCGGCAAGGCAGGCGAAGGCGTCGGGCCCATCCAGGCGATCGGCCGCAATTTGCCGTCGGAAATGCCGCCTTTCAGCGCCGCATAGAAGTCGATGACCATCTGCACGTCATTGCGCAGCAGTGCGATGATCGCATCCGGCGTCGTCTTGAACGGCACGATGACGAAGTCGGCCTGCGCGGTCTGTTTGAGATAGTTGGCAGTCAGCATCTGCACGCCGCCGCCGCTGATGACGCCGACGTTGAGCGTGCCCGGCTTTTCCTTCGATGCCTTCAGGAAGTCCTGCAGGGACTTGTACTGCGACTCGCCATTGGAGACGGCAAGGCAATCGAAATAGCCCATGGACGAAATCGGGGCGAAATCCTTGAGCGGATCGTAGCCGAGGTCTTTGTACAGCGGCACCGAGCTCGAGACGCCGCCCGTGAACAGGATGAGCGTGTAGCCATCGGCCGGCGCCGAGATCGCCGCCTTCGCAGCGGCAATGCCACCGGCCGCGGGCATGTTCTCGACGATGAAACGCTGGCCGAGCTTTTCGCCCAGCTTGTCGGCGACGATGCGTGTCGAGATGTCGCCAACGCCGCCGGCGCCGAGCGGCAGAATGATGCGGACGGGACGGTCGGGATATTTTTGCGCCGATGCGATCTGCGGCGCGCCGGCCACCAAGCCGGCCAACAGCGATAAACAAAGCAAACTGCGAACGGCATTCGCCATAGCTGATCCTCCCATGAGGGCGGTCTTGTTCGCCGCCTGTTTTATGGACGCAGCTTGCGACAGGGCGGACCCGTCAATCAAGGGCGCGTTGCGCAGCGGAGCTGCTACGCGTGCCGATTGCGACATAACGAAAATGGCCGGGCTTTCGCCCGGCCATTCGCAAACTCTACGATGCTGCCGAGGCTTAGACTTGCCGGTCGACCAGCGCCTTCTTCAACTCGGCGATCTGCTTGGCCGGATTGAGGCCCTTCGGGCAGGCCTTCGAGCAGTTCATGATGGTGTGGCAGCGATAGAGGCGGAACGGATCCTCGAGATTGTCGAGGCGTTCGCCGGTCGCTTCGTCGCGCGAGTCCTGCACCCAGCGGTTTGCCTGCAACAGTGCGGCCGGGCCGAGATAACGATCCGAATTCCACCAGTAGCTCGGGCAGGAGGTCGAGCAGCAGGCGCACAGGATGCACTCGTACATGCCGTCGAGCTTGTTGCGGTCCTCGTGGCTCTGGCGCCATTCCTTCTCCGGCGTCGCCGTCGTCGTGTGCAGCCACGGCTCGATCGACGCGTACTGGGCGTAGAAGTTCTTCAGGTCCGGTACCAGATCCTTGACCACCGGCTGGTGCGGCAGCGGATAGATCTTCACCGTGCCCTTCACATCGTCGGTCGCCTTGGTGCAGGCGAGGGTGTTGGTGCCGTCGATGTTCATCGCGCACGACCCGCACACGCCTTCGCGGCAGGAGCGACGGAAGGTCAGCGTCGGATCGATGTTGTTCTTGATCCAGATGAGCGCGTCGAGAACCATCGGGCCGCAGTCGTTGCGGTCGACGTAATAGGTGTCGACGCGCGGATTGGCGCCGTCGTCCGGATTCCAGCGGTAGACGCGGAACTCGGTCTCTTCACCGGACTTGGCCTTCGGGCCGTGCGGCCACTTCTTGCCTTCGGTGATCTTGGAGTTCTTGGGCAGCGTAAATTCAGCCATGTGACGATCCGCGGGTTGGCGCGATTAGTAAACGCGCGCTTTCGGTTCGATGTACGAGACTTCGTTGGTCAGCGTGTAGGTGTGGACGGGGCGGTAGTCGATCTTCACGTTGCCCTTCTCGTCCGCCCACGCCAGCGTGTGCTTCATCCAGTTCTTGTCGTCACGCTCGGGGAAGTCCTCACGCGCATGGCCGCCGCGGCTTTCGGTGCGGTTCTCGGCCGACTCCATCGTGACCAGGGCCTGAACGATCAGGTTGTCCAACTCGAGAGTCTCGATCAGATC from Pseudolabrys taiwanensis includes:
- a CDS encoding argininosuccinate synthase; this translates as MPNGDAKKSVKKVVLAYSGGLDTSIILKWLQTTYGCEVVTFTADLGQGEELGPAREKALRAGIKPENIFIEDLREEFVRDFVNPMFRANTVYEGQYLLGTSIARPLIAKKQIEIARKVGADAVCHGATGKGNDQVRFELSYYALEPSIKIIAPWREWTFKGREELLKFARDHQITITKDKEGEAPFSVDANLLHSSSEGKVLEDPAKEAPGIVYQRTISPMDAPDQPTEITIGFKKGDAVSLNGEAMSPATLLARLNDLGKANGIGRLDLVENRFVGMKSRGVYETPGGTILLQAHRAIESITLDRGAGHLKDELMPRYAEMIYNGFWFTPEREMLQALIDKSQEMVEGEVRLKLYKGNVIVTGRESPASLYSSTLVTFEDDKGAYDQKDAEGFIRLNALRLRTLGQRNKKLNG
- a CDS encoding LysR family transcriptional regulator; translated protein: MLDGLTFDQLRTFIAAADERSFSAAGRRLGRAQSVISQTLANLEGQLGVKLFDRSGRYPTLTEQGRALLDLARAITGDVDLFKAHAKSLAEGLEPQLNVVVDVMFPIAALTDAVTGFHAKFPETPLRLEVEALGAVAQSVLDGSCELGIMAAVPLIPAEFTSEHLFPAKLIMTAAPTHPLAQVPPPIPQAELAKHLQMVLSDRSTLSRGRDYGVMSPRTWRVTDLGAKHAFIRAGLGWGSLPEHIARADLTSGALVPLTLENGTPGGLSVAMSAVYRSDAPPGPAGRWFIDRLLAQANGKGKPR
- a CDS encoding M48 family metallopeptidase, translated to MLRWGRWSLVVASALVGAQCAMPISRLPQLPENEIDAERRIQQVAQMREYYGQLHRVDNVAFRIRTANIADCGEHVAAQIGLYATTPQSLPRRYRSYAREALGMTWSRPTVISVSDGSPAAQAGIVKGDEIISLNGELIAVTGTARWLRKWFARNGTKPVEAVIRRADEDQTVTVTPVMGCSIPINYVTAEEANAATDGEQIIIQSGMVELAKTDAQLASIIGHELAHANLGHIEKQQINTLIGFAGGVAIDGGFALGGISTGGAFRRELTKAGGRAYSVAFEREADYVGAYYIARAGYDLTGVEDLWRLMAMKNPSGIQLARTHPTSPVRFLQMRKVAAEIADKKARGEPLTPDLRFVQTEQPPSPSGELMR
- a CDS encoding Bug family tripartite tricarboxylate transporter substrate binding protein, coding for MANAVRSLLCLSLLAGLVAGAPQIASAQKYPDRPVRIILPLGAGGVGDISTRIVADKLGEKLGQRFIVENMPAAGGIAAAKAAISAPADGYTLILFTGGVSSSVPLYKDLGYDPLKDFAPISSMGYFDCLAVSNGESQYKSLQDFLKASKEKPGTLNVGVISGGGVQMLTANYLKQTAQADFVIVPFKTTPDAIIALLRNDVQMVIDFYAALKGGISDGKLRPIAWMGPTPSPALPDVKTADQQGAKGLRAQSWNSYYVKAGTPPAVIATINKALHEVVADPGVKKRLLDLGIDSRASTPEQMDAQMRGDIKLWTDVIEKAGIEKR
- a CDS encoding succinate dehydrogenase iron-sulfur subunit; the encoded protein is MAEFTLPKNSKITEGKKWPHGPKAKSGEETEFRVYRWNPDDGANPRVDTYYVDRNDCGPMVLDALIWIKNNIDPTLTFRRSCREGVCGSCAMNIDGTNTLACTKATDDVKGTVKIYPLPHQPVVKDLVPDLKNFYAQYASIEPWLHTTTATPEKEWRQSHEDRNKLDGMYECILCACCSTSCPSYWWNSDRYLGPAALLQANRWVQDSRDEATGERLDNLEDPFRLYRCHTIMNCSKACPKGLNPAKQIAELKKALVDRQV